A single region of the Gemmatimonas sp. UBA7669 genome encodes:
- a CDS encoding zinc-dependent metalloprotease, translating into MRFLPLTLAAAGMTLGACAPKPKPAPAPTPTPNQTGPRGGAAPGGTSGNGAAQPPAGGGGGAGGAQAGQDPQPRPYASIVTGRAVTKNGVFKVHQVGSRLFFEIPRAELGKDFVIVSTLAGTPNEIGLRGTQGGNNVVRFERRDHRILLREARYRDIISDTAASQRLAAELIGVTRILAALNVEAYGPDSAAVVEVTRLFTGGVPEYTALGARAQVDAARSYVEKFSAYARNVNVTAVQTFTPQGGAPGGGPGGGNAAAAGPTTEKYTFSVAKLPENPMMPRLLDERVGYFGVTQRDFSGATQRVETKRYIGRWRLECSDQKVGNLCVPKKPITYYLDPATPAWLKPWIRKGIEEWQPAFEAAGFHKGIVAAEAPANDPDFSGEDATVSMVRWLPSATENAVGPSLRDPRTGEILDADVQTYLNVMNLTRSWYFTQVGHLDPRAQKLPFPDTLTGRLLQYVTAHEVGHTLGFPHNFKASSMYPVDSVRSRTFVKKMGHTPTLMDYSRFNYVAQPEDNIDLEDLIPKVGPYDHYAVMWGYTPIANARTPEAELPTLDKWARMQDSIPWYRFSGDNGAAGPDPGEQSEAVGDADAVKATTLGVKNLKRTMAMLEKATAWKEGSTFDDLEELYGRTVGQWATEMGHVARIVGGQYKQEKRVGQSGPVFTPVEPARQKAAVQYLLDNAYTTPTWLLDRSILSKLEPSGSLNRVGNAQVRSLGSLLSNDRLQRMLEFEALAVNKRDVYPVASFLADVRAGLWKELSSGAPIDAFRRRLQRVYLETMNTKINPPAPAPGGQGGGGGFGQQAPVGTADFRPILKAEMRALDASLAAAIGRTSDTMTRAHLQDARDQIKKMLSTEK; encoded by the coding sequence ATGCGATTCCTTCCCCTCACGCTCGCAGCCGCCGGCATGACCCTCGGCGCCTGCGCTCCCAAGCCCAAGCCGGCCCCCGCGCCGACGCCCACTCCCAACCAGACCGGCCCGCGTGGCGGTGCGGCTCCGGGTGGCACGTCCGGTAACGGCGCCGCCCAGCCCCCCGCCGGCGGCGGTGGCGGTGCCGGCGGCGCTCAGGCCGGCCAGGACCCCCAGCCACGCCCCTACGCCAGCATCGTCACCGGCCGCGCCGTCACCAAGAACGGTGTGTTCAAGGTGCATCAGGTGGGATCGCGTCTGTTCTTCGAGATTCCGCGCGCGGAACTCGGCAAGGACTTCGTCATCGTCAGCACGCTGGCCGGCACACCCAATGAGATCGGCCTACGTGGCACGCAGGGCGGCAACAACGTCGTGCGCTTCGAACGCCGCGACCATCGCATCCTGCTGCGCGAGGCGCGCTATCGCGACATCATCAGCGACACGGCGGCCTCGCAGCGTCTGGCCGCCGAACTGATTGGTGTCACACGCATCCTCGCCGCGCTCAACGTGGAGGCCTACGGCCCCGACAGTGCGGCCGTGGTGGAAGTCACCCGGCTGTTCACGGGCGGCGTACCGGAGTACACGGCGCTGGGCGCGCGCGCGCAGGTGGACGCGGCGCGCAGTTACGTGGAGAAGTTCTCCGCCTACGCCCGCAACGTGAACGTGACCGCCGTGCAGACCTTCACGCCGCAGGGTGGTGCGCCCGGCGGCGGGCCTGGCGGTGGCAACGCGGCCGCAGCCGGCCCGACCACCGAGAAGTACACCTTCTCCGTGGCCAAGCTGCCCGAGAATCCCATGATGCCGCGTCTGCTCGACGAGCGCGTGGGCTACTTCGGCGTCACGCAGCGTGACTTCAGCGGCGCCACGCAGCGCGTCGAGACCAAGCGCTACATCGGCCGCTGGCGTCTCGAGTGCAGCGACCAGAAGGTGGGCAATCTCTGCGTACCCAAGAAGCCCATCACCTACTATCTCGACCCGGCCACACCGGCCTGGCTCAAGCCCTGGATTCGCAAGGGCATCGAGGAGTGGCAGCCCGCGTTCGAAGCCGCCGGTTTCCACAAGGGTATCGTGGCCGCCGAAGCGCCGGCCAACGATCCCGACTTCAGCGGCGAAGACGCGACCGTGAGCATGGTGCGCTGGCTGCCCTCGGCCACCGAGAACGCCGTGGGTCCGTCGCTGCGCGATCCGCGCACGGGTGAGATTCTCGACGCCGACGTGCAGACGTATCTCAACGTCATGAACCTCACGCGGTCCTGGTACTTCACGCAGGTGGGCCATCTCGACCCGCGCGCGCAGAAGCTGCCCTTCCCGGACACGCTGACGGGCCGCCTGCTGCAGTACGTGACGGCGCACGAAGTGGGTCACACGCTCGGCTTCCCGCACAACTTCAAGGCGAGCTCCATGTATCCCGTGGACTCGGTGCGCAGCCGCACGTTCGTGAAGAAGATGGGTCACACGCCCACCCTCATGGACTACTCGCGCTTCAACTATGTGGCGCAGCCCGAGGACAACATCGACCTCGAGGACCTGATCCCGAAGGTCGGTCCTTACGATCACTACGCCGTCATGTGGGGCTACACGCCCATTGCGAACGCGCGCACGCCGGAAGCCGAACTGCCCACGCTCGACAAGTGGGCGCGCATGCAGGACAGCATTCCGTGGTATCGCTTCTCGGGTGACAACGGCGCGGCTGGCCCCGACCCGGGTGAGCAGTCGGAGGCCGTGGGCGATGCGGATGCCGTGAAGGCCACCACGTTGGGCGTGAAGAACCTCAAGCGCACCATGGCCATGCTGGAGAAGGCCACGGCGTGGAAGGAAGGCAGCACCTTCGATGACCTCGAAGAACTCTACGGCCGCACGGTGGGGCAGTGGGCCACCGAGATGGGCCATGTGGCGCGTATCGTGGGCGGACAGTACAAGCAGGAGAAGCGCGTGGGGCAGAGCGGCCCGGTGTTCACACCGGTGGAGCCGGCGCGGCAGAAGGCGGCGGTGCAGTACCTCCTCGACAACGCCTACACCACGCCCACCTGGTTGCTCGACCGCAGCATCCTGAGCAAGCTCGAGCCCAGCGGCAGTCTCAATCGGGTGGGCAATGCCCAGGTGCGTTCGCTCGGCAGCCTGCTGTCCAACGATCGCTTGCAGCGCATGCTCGAGTTCGAGGCGCTGGCGGTCAACAAGCGTGATGTGTATCCGGTGGCCAGCTTCCTCGCCGACGTGCGCGCCGGTCTGTGGAAGGAGCTGAGCAGCGGCGCGCCCATCGATGCGTTCCGCCGCCGGTTGCAGCGTGTGTATCTCGAGACCATGAACACCAAGATCAACCCGCCGGCTCCGGCCCCGGGTGGTCAGGGTGGTGGTGGTGGCTTCGGCCAGCAGGCGCCGGTCGGCACGGCCGACTTCCGTCCGATTCTCAAGGCCGAGATGCGGGCGCTCGACGCGTCGCTGGCCGCGGCCATTGGCCGCACGAGCGACACGATGACCCGCGCGCATCTGCAGGACGCGCGGGATCAGATCAAGAAGATGCTGAGCACGGAGAAGTAA
- a CDS encoding creatininase family protein — MMPRPIPRFLLSVLALPCLAVSLGAQAAGSGAASAAGGVPPEQRAAQRAAQANKPRSIEGINTVWLEELTRPEFRDLLKDGYTTVLIMTGGVENNDDNLSMNKHNINNRLLGEMIARRLGKTLVAPLVTLEPGNAGSAIQPGRAGPMLSQATYTAMLFDMGNYLRSMGFTEIYYLGDSGGNARGMQAAADSLTKLYADSPDKVYFKHVPEYYNHTSVVQPYIQNDLKIPEGIKIGASTGTSGLHEELGIDATLALADPVSIRYEQRKKVGQDEINGIKFQSLEWLQDLGRKVADLRVTTTVNAIAAYRASVGRK, encoded by the coding sequence ATGATGCCTCGCCCCATCCCGCGATTTCTGCTGAGCGTGCTCGCCCTGCCCTGCCTCGCGGTGTCGCTCGGCGCACAAGCCGCGGGCTCGGGTGCCGCGTCTGCAGCGGGTGGCGTGCCCCCCGAGCAGCGCGCGGCGCAACGCGCGGCGCAGGCCAACAAGCCGCGCAGCATCGAAGGCATCAACACGGTATGGCTCGAAGAGCTGACCCGACCCGAGTTCCGCGATCTGCTCAAGGATGGCTACACCACCGTGCTGATCATGACGGGTGGCGTCGAAAACAACGACGACAACCTCTCCATGAACAAGCACAATATCAACAACCGGCTGCTCGGCGAGATGATCGCGCGCCGCCTGGGCAAGACGCTGGTGGCGCCGCTGGTCACGCTGGAGCCGGGCAATGCCGGATCGGCCATTCAGCCCGGCCGCGCCGGACCGATGCTGTCGCAGGCCACGTACACCGCGATGCTGTTCGACATGGGCAACTACCTGCGCAGCATGGGCTTCACGGAGATCTACTATCTCGGCGACAGCGGCGGCAACGCGCGGGGCATGCAGGCGGCCGCTGATTCGCTGACCAAGCTGTACGCCGACAGTCCGGACAAGGTGTACTTCAAGCATGTGCCCGAGTACTACAACCACACGAGCGTGGTGCAGCCGTACATCCAGAACGACCTCAAGATCCCCGAGGGCATCAAGATCGGTGCCAGCACCGGAACCAGCGGGTTGCACGAGGAACTGGGCATCGACGCCACGCTGGCCCTCGCCGATCCGGTGAGTATCCGCTACGAGCAGCGCAAGAAGGTGGGGCAGGACGAGATCAACGGCATCAAGTTCCAGTCCCTCGAGTGGCTGCAGGACCTCGGCCGCAAGGTTGCCGACCTGCGGGTGACCACGACGGTCAACGCCATCGCTGCGTACCGGGCGAGTGTCGGACGAAAGTAA